DNA from Fusobacterium sp.:
TTAGTATAGTGAAGTATTTGTGTCATATATATGTTTAAATATATTGACTTTACATAGTGTTAAGTATATACTTAAATATAGAAAATTTGATTTTTCAATTTAAGGATTATGAGGGAGGAATGAAATGAATAATCAACAAACTAAACAAGGTGTATTTAAAAGATTCACCTCTTTCTGCGTTTTTTTAATGCAAAAATATTTGCCAGATCCATATATTTTCTGTGCAATGCTAACATTTATAGTGTTTATAGGAGCAGTTATTTTTACAAAACAGTCACCAATGAAAGTTATAGGACATTGGACAAATGGGTTTTGGTCATTATTATCATTTTCAATGCAGATGGCATTGGTACTTGTAACTGGACATACAATGGCTAGTTCAAGTGTATTTAAAAAAATATTATCAAGTATGGCATCTAAACTGTCTAGTCCTAAGCAAGCTATTGTTGTAGTAACATTGGTTTCAACTATAGCGTGTATACTAAACTGGGGATTTGGATTAGTTATAGGAGCTATTTTTGCTAAAGAAATAGCTAAAAAAGTAAAAGGTGTTGACTATAGACTTCTAATAGCTTCAGCATATACAGGATTTTTAGTGTGGCATGGAGGATTATCTGGATCTATTCCACTGCAAGTAGCTAGTGATAGTGTAGCTGCTCTTTCTAAACAAACTGCTGGAGCTGTAACTGAAAATATACCAACAAGTATGACTTTATTCTCACCAATGAATTTATTCATTGTTGGAGCACTTGTTATAATGCTTCCATTGATAAATAGAGCTATGTACCCAGCTGATAATGAAGTTGTTACTGTTGATCCAAAGTTATTGGAAGAACCTGAAGAAAAAGTTTTACTTCGTAAAAATATGACTCCAGCTGAAAAAATAGAAAACAGTAAAATTGTTTCTATTATTTTAGGAGTAATGGGATGGGCCTATATTCTTCAATATTTTATTACTAAAGGATTCAACCTTAATCTTAATCTAGTTAACTTTATATTTTTATTTACAGGAATACTTCTTCATGGTACACCTAGAAAATTCATAAATGCTTTTGGTGAAGCAACTAAAGGAGCAGCTGGAATATTGTTGCAGTTTCCATTCTATGCTGGAATTATGGGTATTATGACAGGAGCAAATGCTGATGGGTCATCACTAGCTATATTAATGTCTAATTTCTTCGTAAATATTTCTACAACAAAAACATTTCCATTGTTCTCATTCTTAAGTGCAGGAATAGTAAACTTTTTTGTACCTTCTGGAGGTGGGCAGTGGGCAGTTCAAGCACCAATTGTAATGCCAGCGGGAGTTGAAATAGGTGTTTCTACAGCTAAATCAGCTATGGCTATTGCTTGGGGAGATGCATGGACAAATATGATACAGCCATTCTGGGCTCTACCAGCGTTAGGTATTGCAGGATTAGGTGCTAAAGATATCATGGGATACTGTTTAATAGTACTACTTTGCTCAGGAGTAGTAATTTCAGCAGGATTTTTATTGTTCTAGGATGAAAATGAAAAAAAATGCATATTTTTATGAAATAAAAGAAATTTACGAAGAAAAAAAAGATGAAATAGAGAAAAGATTAAAAGAATTTAGTGATATATGGAAAAAAGGGAGTAATGAAGATATCCACACTGAGCTTTCTTTTTGTATCCTCACGCCTCAATCTAAAGCAGTAAATGCATGGAAAGCTATTACAACACTTAGAGATAATGAACTTTTATTCAATGGAACTAATGAAGAAATGGTAGAATATCTAAATATAGTAAGATTTAAAAATAATAAGGCAAAATATCTTGTTACCCTTAGAGAACAGATGAAAGATAAAGATGGAAAAATAATAACAAGGGATTTTTTCGATAGTATCTCTGATGTGAATGAAAAAAGAGAATGGATAGTAAAAAATATTAAAGGAATGGCTTATAAAGAAGCTAGTCATTTTCTAAGAAACGTCGGATTTGGAAAGAAAATTTCGATTTTAGATAGACATATCCTGAAAAATTTAGTAAAATTAGAAGTGTTGGAAGAAGTTCCAAAATCTCTGACTCCTAAATTGTATTTAGAGATCGAAGAAAAGATGAGAGCTTATTGTGATTATGTAGATATATCTATGGATAGTTTAGATTTACTTCTATGGTACAAGGAAGCCGGAGAAATATTTAAATAAAATAAGTGTTAGGAGGGCAAAATGAAAAACAAATTAGTTTCAATGGAAGAAGCTGTATCTCATGTAAAGGATGGAATGACAGTTTTTATTGGGGGATTTCTAGGAGTGGGAACACCTGAAAAAATAATAGATGCTTTAATAGCTAAAGGTGTAAAAGATCTTACTGTTATAGGTAATGATACAGGATTTCCAGACAGAGGAATTGGAAGACTTGTTGTTAATAATCAAGTCAAAAAAGTAATTGCTTCTCATATCGGAACAAACCCAGAAACTGGAAGAAAAATGCAGTCTGGTGAGATGGAAGTTGAACTAGCTCCTCAAGGAACATTGGCTGAAAGAGTGAGAGCTGGGGGAAATGGATTAGGTGGAATCTTAACACCAACTGGAATAGGAACTATTGTTGAAGAAGGGAAAGAAATTCTTACAGTAGATGGGAAAAAATATATTTTAGAAAAACCTCTAAGAGCTGATGTAGCACTTTTAAATGGTTCTGTGGTTGATGAATTAGGAAATGTTATTTATGCTAAAACAACTAAAAACTTTAACCCAATGATGGCAACAGCAGCAGATACAGTTATAGTTTTTGCAGAAAAATTAGTAAAAGTGGGAGAAATTGACCCAGATCATGTAATGACATCTAGAATATTCGTAGACTACATAGTTAAATAGGAGAGGTGAAGCAAGAAATGGAATTAGATAAAAAATTAGTAAGAGAATATATTGCAAAAAGAGTTGCAGAAGAATTTAAAGATGGGTATGTAGTAAACTTAGGAATAGGACTTCCTACACTAGTAGCTAACTTTGTACCAGAAGGAATAGATGTTGTATTCCAGTCAGAAAATGGAATTATTGGAGTAGGGCCAGCTCCAGAACCTGGAAAAGAAGATAAAGATATAGTAAATGCTGGAGCAGGATTTGTAACTGTTCTCCCAGGAGCACAATTCTTTGATTCTTGTACTTCATTTGGGATCATAAGAGGAGGACATGTGGATGTTACTGTTCTTGGAGCTCTTCAAGTAGATAAAGAAGGGAACTTAGCAAACTGGATGGTTCCTGGAAAAATGGTTCCTGGAATGGGTGGAGCTATGGATTTAGTAGTTGGAGCTAAAGAAGTAATAGTTGCTATGGAGCATACAGCTAAAGGAGCAATAAAAATCCTTGAGAAATGTGATCTTCCGCTAACAGCTGCTAATCAAGTAAACCTGATAATCACTGAAAAAGGTGTTATAAAAGTAACTCCAGAGGGATTACTTCTTACTGAAGTAAGTCCTTATTCTTCAATAGAAGATATAAAAGCGTCAACAGGAGCAGAATTAAAAGTTGCTGATAATGTAAAAATATTATCACTTTAATTAAAATAAATTAGTTAATATTAATCTCCCTTTTAGAAAAATTTAAAGGGAGATTTTTTCTTAAAACAAAATTTTTTGACACACTTAAGCCATAAAGAAATGTTAAAATTTAAAAGATTATTTTAAATATTCTTTTGTTTAGAAAAAAATTTGAGTAATTATTATAAAAAGATAATACTTTTTTTATTTTATTGTTTGTAAAACAGTAAAAAAATTGTTATAATAAAAAAATAGACATAAGCAGCAATAGTTTTAGGAGGAATAGAGTGAAAAAAGCATCGATTATAACATATGGATGTCAAATGAATGTAAATGAAAGTGCTAAAATAAAGAAAATTTTTCAAAATATAGGATATGAAATAACTGAAAATATAGATGAATCAGATGCAATTTTTCTTAATACATGTACAGTAAGAGAAGGAGCAGCAACACAAATATATGGAAAATTAGGAGAACTAAAGCATATAAAAGAAAAGAGAGGAAGTATTATAGGAATTACTGGATGTTTTGCACAAGAACAAGGAAAAGAACTCTTAAAAAAGTTTCCTCAAATAGACATAATAATGGGAAATCAGAATATAGGAAGAATCCCTCAGGCTATTGATGATATAGAGCATAAAACAAATAAACATATAATTTATACTGACTGTGAAGATGAATTGCCTCCAAGATTGGATGCTGATTTTGATTCGAAAAAAACTGCTTCAATTTCAATAACTTATGGATGTAATAATTTTTGTACATACTGTATTGTTCCATATGTAAGAGGAAGAGAGAGATCTGTACCTTTAAATGAAATAATACATGATGTAAAACAATATGTAGAAAAAGGATATAAAGAAATAATACTTTTAGGGCAGAATGTAAATTCTTATGGAAAAGACTTTGAAAATGGAGATAATTTTGCAAAGCTTTTAGAAGAAATATGTAAAGTAGAAGGAGATTTTTTAGTAAGATTTATTTCTCCTCATCCAAGAGATTTTTCAGATGAAGTGATAGATGTCATAGCTAAAAATGATAAAATAGCAAAATCATTGCATCTTCCATTACAATCAGGTTCTACAAGAATTTTAAAAATGATGAATAGAGGATACACAAAGGAACAATATATAGCTCTTGCAGAAAAAATAAAAGAAAAAATACCAGGAGTTGCTCTTACTGCTGATATAATAGTTGGGTTTCCAGGAGAGAGTGAAGAAGATTTTTTAGATACTTTAGATGTAGTAAAAAGAATACAGTTTGAAAATTCATTTATGTTTATGTATTCAATAAGACAAGGAACAAAAGCAGCTGATATGAAGGAGCAAATAGATTTAGAAATAAAAAAAGAGAGACTTCAAAGATTAATAGAAATTCAAAATAGTTGTTCGTTAGCTGAGAGTGAAACTTATAGAGGAAAAACAGTAAGAATATTAGTAGAAGGAGAGAGTAAGAAGAATAAAGATGTTCTCACTGGAAGAACTTCAACTAATAAAATAGTTCTTTTTAAAGGGGATAAAACTTTAGAGGGAACTTTTGCAAATGTAAAAATAAATGATTGTAAAACATGGACTTTATATGGTGAAATTGTAGATTAAGATTGATTGAGGTGGATATGGATAAGTTGGATAGATTTCTTTTAAAAGAACTTCAAGAGATAGCAAAGCAATTAGGATTGGAATGTAAAAATGGAATAAAAAAATCTGAATTAAAAGAGCTGATAGAAAAAGATATTGAAGAAAAAGAAGGACTAGATATTGCCTGGGGAAGTCTGGAAGTACTGCCTGATGGATATGGTTTTTTAAGAAATACAAGTGTAGAAAAGGATGTATATGTATCAGCTTCACAAGTAAGGAAATTTAAGTTAAGAACTGAAGATATAGTAGTTGGAGAAGTAAGAGAACCTTCAGATGATGAAAAAAATTATGCTTTAAGAAGAGTTTTATTAGTAAATAGTGGAACTTTAGAGGCTGCTGAATCAAGGGTACCATTTGAAGATCTTATACCATCTTATCCAACTGAGAGATTTATTCTGGAGACTGACAGAAAAAATGTTTCAGGAAGGATAATAGACCTTATAGCACCAATAGGAAAAGGGCAGAGAGCTTTAATAATAGCTCCGCCAAAAGCGGGTAAAACTATGCTTATAAGTAGTATAGCAAACTCTATGATAGAACAGAATAAAGAAACAGATGTATGGATACTTTTAATAGATGAAAGACCAGAAGAAGTTACTGATATAAAAGAATCAGTAATAGGAGCTCAGGTATTTGCTTCTACATTTGATGAAGATCCAAGAAATCATATAAAAGTCACAGAAATGATATTAGAAAGAGCAAAAAGGAAAGTTGAAAATGGGGAAAATATAGTTATACTTATGGATTCTCTTACAAGACTTGCAAGAGCATATAATATAGTTATTCCTTCAAGTGGGAAACTGATATCAGGAGGGATTGATCCTACAGCTTTGTATTATCCAAAAAACTTCTTTGGAACAGCTAGAAATATAAGAGAAGGAGGAAGCTTGACTATTATAGCTACAGTTCTTGTAGATACAGGAAGTAAAATGGATGATATAATATATGAAGAATTTAAATCCACTGGGAATTGTGATATACATTTAGATAGAAATCTAGCTGAATTGAGAATATTTCCAGCCATAGATATTCAACGTTCAGGAACTAGAAAAGAAGAACTTTTAATACCAAAAAGTGAATTAGAAAGTATTTGGAGTATAAGAAGATATTTAGCTCAGTATGATAGAGCTACAGCTTCAAGAAAACTTATAGATACTATATTTAATACAGAAAGTAATAAAAAGCTTTTGGAATTTTATGAAAAAGGGGAAGACTAAAATGAAATCTAAAATAAAAGTTTTTATAATATTAGCCGTTGTTTTTTATTTTGGAATAGAGCTTGCTAGTCCTTTCAAAGAAGAAGTGGTGGATCTAAAAAAATTTACAGATTACTATGATACTAATGAAGAAATTAATGGTGGAGTTACTTTACTTAATGACAGTTTTTATACTTTTGAAAAAGAATATAATTTTGCTAATGAATATAAACCAATAGGGTTTGATAAAAAAGATGATGAGAATACAGGGACAGATAGAGAAAAAATTAGAGA
Protein-coding regions in this window:
- a CDS encoding short-chain fatty acid transporter, which translates into the protein MNNQQTKQGVFKRFTSFCVFLMQKYLPDPYIFCAMLTFIVFIGAVIFTKQSPMKVIGHWTNGFWSLLSFSMQMALVLVTGHTMASSSVFKKILSSMASKLSSPKQAIVVVTLVSTIACILNWGFGLVIGAIFAKEIAKKVKGVDYRLLIASAYTGFLVWHGGLSGSIPLQVASDSVAALSKQTAGAVTENIPTSMTLFSPMNLFIVGALVIMLPLINRAMYPADNEVVTVDPKLLEEPEEKVLLRKNMTPAEKIENSKIVSIILGVMGWAYILQYFITKGFNLNLNLVNFIFLFTGILLHGTPRKFINAFGEATKGAAGILLQFPFYAGIMGIMTGANADGSSLAILMSNFFVNISTTKTFPLFSFLSAGIVNFFVPSGGGQWAVQAPIVMPAGVEIGVSTAKSAMAIAWGDAWTNMIQPFWALPALGIAGLGAKDIMGYCLIVLLCSGVVISAGFLLF
- the atoD gene encoding acetate CoA-transferase subunit alpha, producing the protein MKNKLVSMEEAVSHVKDGMTVFIGGFLGVGTPEKIIDALIAKGVKDLTVIGNDTGFPDRGIGRLVVNNQVKKVIASHIGTNPETGRKMQSGEMEVELAPQGTLAERVRAGGNGLGGILTPTGIGTIVEEGKEILTVDGKKYILEKPLRADVALLNGSVVDELGNVIYAKTTKNFNPMMATAADTVIVFAEKLVKVGEIDPDHVMTSRIFVDYIVK
- the rho gene encoding transcription termination factor Rho; the protein is MDKLDRFLLKELQEIAKQLGLECKNGIKKSELKELIEKDIEEKEGLDIAWGSLEVLPDGYGFLRNTSVEKDVYVSASQVRKFKLRTEDIVVGEVREPSDDEKNYALRRVLLVNSGTLEAAESRVPFEDLIPSYPTERFILETDRKNVSGRIIDLIAPIGKGQRALIIAPPKAGKTMLISSIANSMIEQNKETDVWILLIDERPEEVTDIKESVIGAQVFASTFDEDPRNHIKVTEMILERAKRKVENGENIVILMDSLTRLARAYNIVIPSSGKLISGGIDPTALYYPKNFFGTARNIREGGSLTIIATVLVDTGSKMDDIIYEEFKSTGNCDIHLDRNLAELRIFPAIDIQRSGTRKEELLIPKSELESIWSIRRYLAQYDRATASRKLIDTIFNTESNKKLLEFYEKGED
- a CDS encoding N-glycosylase/DNA lyase, with the protein product MKKNAYFYEIKEIYEEKKDEIEKRLKEFSDIWKKGSNEDIHTELSFCILTPQSKAVNAWKAITTLRDNELLFNGTNEEMVEYLNIVRFKNNKAKYLVTLREQMKDKDGKIITRDFFDSISDVNEKREWIVKNIKGMAYKEASHFLRNVGFGKKISILDRHILKNLVKLEVLEEVPKSLTPKLYLEIEEKMRAYCDYVDISMDSLDLLLWYKEAGEIFK
- a CDS encoding 3-oxoacid CoA-transferase subunit B, whose amino-acid sequence is MELDKKLVREYIAKRVAEEFKDGYVVNLGIGLPTLVANFVPEGIDVVFQSENGIIGVGPAPEPGKEDKDIVNAGAGFVTVLPGAQFFDSCTSFGIIRGGHVDVTVLGALQVDKEGNLANWMVPGKMVPGMGGAMDLVVGAKEVIVAMEHTAKGAIKILEKCDLPLTAANQVNLIITEKGVIKVTPEGLLLTEVSPYSSIEDIKASTGAELKVADNVKILSL
- the miaB gene encoding tRNA (N6-isopentenyl adenosine(37)-C2)-methylthiotransferase MiaB, whose amino-acid sequence is MKKASIITYGCQMNVNESAKIKKIFQNIGYEITENIDESDAIFLNTCTVREGAATQIYGKLGELKHIKEKRGSIIGITGCFAQEQGKELLKKFPQIDIIMGNQNIGRIPQAIDDIEHKTNKHIIYTDCEDELPPRLDADFDSKKTASISITYGCNNFCTYCIVPYVRGRERSVPLNEIIHDVKQYVEKGYKEIILLGQNVNSYGKDFENGDNFAKLLEEICKVEGDFLVRFISPHPRDFSDEVIDVIAKNDKIAKSLHLPLQSGSTRILKMMNRGYTKEQYIALAEKIKEKIPGVALTADIIVGFPGESEEDFLDTLDVVKRIQFENSFMFMYSIRQGTKAADMKEQIDLEIKKERLQRLIEIQNSCSLAESETYRGKTVRILVEGESKKNKDVLTGRTSTNKIVLFKGDKTLEGTFANVKINDCKTWTLYGEIVD